In Tsukamurella tyrosinosolvens, the genomic window AAGGCCGAGATCGCCGAATTCACCGCCATGAACATTGCTCTCCCCCATCGTCTCGAGCGGGCCCGGTGCGAAGGCCCTCATCAATTGGACGCACCAGCTCAGGATTCGGATCCCGATTTCTTCCCGGAACCCGCGATCGTCCGCGGATCAGCTCACGGCGAAATCCGTGTGGAAGCGTTCCATCACCGCGGCCCGGCGCGCCTGCACCTCGCGGGCCGCGACGGCGCAGACGTCGACGATGCGCCGGCCGAGGACGGCACCGTCGGACCGGCAGGCCGCGGGGGTCAGCGTGAGCCCGACGAGCGCGCACACGCCGTCGAGCTCCACGCGGATCGCGCCGTCGGGGCTGGACACCGCGACGCGGAGGTCGTCGAGTTCCGTACTGGTGCGGCGCAACACCCGCAGCTGGTCGTGCGCGCGCGCCTCGATGCGGTCCATCTCGGCGCTCATCAGACCCTCCGCAGCCAGGTGTCGACGGACTCGTCGCTCTCGGGCACGGGCGCGGCGGCGGGCTCCGGCAACCGCATCGCGCGGAGCACGTCCGGCCCCACACCGGCCCGCTCCAGCTCGGCGCGGCGCCGCAGACCCGCGGCGGTCGCGGCCTCCCGGCACAGCCGGACGATGGAGTCGGCCAGGTCCTGCGGCTCGCGCCGGAGCTCCGTCCGCTCGATGGCGATGTGCAGCGGCGTGCCCTGATCGTTGGCCC contains:
- a CDS encoding YbaB/EbfC family nucleoid-associated protein, yielding MSAEMDRIEARAHDQLRVLRRTSTELDDLRVAVSSPDGAIRVELDGVCALVGLTLTPAACRSDGAVLGRRIVDVCAVAAREVQARRAAVMERFHTDFAVS